The genomic stretch CGACGACGACGCCATCGACGGCGCTGAAGCCGTGGACGGCGAGCCGGCTGCAGGTGAAACCGGCGAAGGCGAGGGCGCCTGATGAGCCCGGCGCTGTTCGAGCAGATGCAGAATTGGTTCGTCAGCATGCCGCATTGCGCGACACTCGGCATGCGGCCGGCCGGCCTCGACGAGGGCCGGCCGACGCTGGCCATCGACTGGCGCGACGAACTGGTCGGCAACCCGGTGACCGGTGTGCTGCACGGCGGCGCCATCACCAGCCTGATCGACACCACCAGTGGTCTGGCGCTGTTTGCCCGGCTCGACCAGCCCGAGGCCATCGCCACGCTGGACCTGCGCATCGACTACCTGCGCCCGGCCACGCCGGGCCAGCCGGTGTTCTGCCGTGCCGAGTGCTACAAGCTTGGCCGGCAGATCGCCTTTACCCGCGCGCTGTGCCACCAGGGCGATCCGGCCGACCCGATTGCCCATGGCGTCGCGACCTTCATGCGCGACTCCAGTCCGGCGGTGCTTGGCGGGGGGACGACATCATGAAATCCTATATGCAACGCTTCCAGGCGCTGCGCGATGCCGGCGATTTCGCCGGCATTATCGACAGCATCCCGTATGCGCGCCTGCTGGGTGTCGAGTTTGCCGAGGAGAGCGACGGTCGCCTGCTGTTCACCCTGCCGTTCCGCCAGGCCAGCATCGGCAACCCGATCCTGCCGGCGCTGCACGGCGGCGTGATTGGCGGCTTCATGGAAAACGCCGCGCTGATCCAGCTGATGTGGGTCCGCGAATCCGGCGAACCGCCGAAGACCATCGATTTTTCACTCGATTACCTGCGTTCCGGCAAGCCGGACACGCTGCATGCCCGCTGCGAGTTCACCCGTCAGGGCAAGCGTATCGCCAACATGCAGATCACCGCCTGGCAGGACGATGAAAACAAGCCGGTCGCCGTGGCCCGCGCACACTTCCTGCTGAACTAGAATCAACCGGCGCGAAGGACACGCAAACGATGTCCGCACGCTCCCTGCACTGAGTCCCGCGCAGGTCATCGCGGGAGAGAAGAGGACCCATGAGCATCTACAACTTTTCCGCCGGCCCCGCCGTGCTGCCGCAGGACGTGCTGATCGAAGCCGCCCGCGAAATGACCGACTGGCATGGCTCCGGCATGTCGGTGATGGAAATGAGCCATCGCGGGCGCGAGTTCATGTCGATCGCCGCCGATGCCGAAGCCGATCTGCGCGAGCTGCTGGCCATCCCGTCGAACTACAAGGTGCTGTTCCTGCAGGGCGGGGGCCACAGCCAGTTTTCGATGGTGCCGCTGAACCTGCTCGGCGACCGGAAATCGATCGACTTCGTCGTTACCGGCCACTGGGGCAAGCTGGCGCTGAAGGAAGCCCACCGCTTTGCCGAAGTGAACGTTGCTGCCAGCGGCGAGGACAGCCAGTTCACCACCATCCCGCCGCAGTCCGGCTGGAAGCGTGACCCCGGCGCCGCCTATCTGCATTACGTCAGCAATGAAACCATCGGCGGCGTGCAGTTCCCGTATATCCCCGAATCCGACGTGCCGCTGGTTTGCGACATGTCCAGCGACTTCCTGTCCCGTCCGGTCGACGTCAGCCGCTTCGGCCTGATTTTCGCCGGTGCGCAGAAGAACGTCGGCCCGGCCGGCCTGACCCTGGTCATCATCCGCGAAGACCTGCTCGGCCATGTCCGTCCCGGCACGCCGACCATGTTCGACTACCGGGTTCACGCCGATGCCGACTCGATGTACAACACCCCGCCGACCTACGCCATCTACATGGCCGGGCTGGTGTTCAAGTGGCTGAAGGCGCAGGGCGGGCTGAAAGGCATTGCCGCGCGCAATGCCGAGAAGGCCGCGCTGCTGTACCAGGCCATCGACGCCAGCAACGGCTTCTACCGCTGCCCGGTCGACAAGCCATACCGCTCGCAGATGAACGTGCCGTTCCGCCTGCCGAGCGAGGCACTGGAAGCGCAGTTTGTCGAAAGCGCCGCCGCAGCCGGTCTGGTGCAGCTGAAGGGCCACCGTTCGGTCGGCGGCATGCGTGCGTCGATCTACAACGCCATGCCGCTGGAAGGCGTGCGGACGCTGGTGCGCTTCATGAACGATTTCGCCCGCAACAACGGCTGAGCGCAGCACATGCTGACCGAATCCCTGCTGCGGCAGCTGGACAGCCTGTACCACGAAGGCGTGGCGCACGACGCCGGCACCGGCGTGCGCCGCGAATGCCGGCTGAACATCACGCCGGACACCGGGCGCTTCCTGTACCAGCTGGTCCGCTTCGGCAATGCGCGCCGAATTCTCGAAGTCGGTACCTCGAACGGCTATTCGACGCTGTGGCTGGCCGCAGCGGCTGACGATATCGACGGCCGCGTGATCAGCCTCGACATCGAGGCCGACAAGCAGACCGCGGCCAGCGCCCAGCTGGCCGCCGCCGGGCTTGACCACTGCGTCACCCTGTTCCGCGTCGACGCTTCGGCGTGGATCGCCGCCGCACCGGACGACGCCTTTGACCTCCTGTTCCTCGACGCCGACCGCAGCCGCTATGCCGGTGACTGGCCGCACTTGCAGCGCCTGCTGCGCCGCGGCGGTCTGATTGTGGTCGACAACGCCATTTCCCACGCCGCCGAATGTGCCGGCTTTCTCGACCTGGTCGCCGCCACGCCCGGCTACGTGGTCGAAACGCTGGCGCTCGGCAAGGGTGAATGCCTGATATTGAAAGCCTGATGTGTCAGACGAATTGCTCAAGCAACACCGCCATGCGATCGACGATATCGACGCACAAGTCCTCGAACTGCTGAACCAGCGCGCCGGCCACGCCCGCGCCATCGGCGAGATCAAGGGGGGCGGCATCATCTACCGGCCCGAGCGCGAAGCCGAAGTGCTGCGCCGGGTCAAGGAACGCAATCCGGGCCCGCTGCCCGGCGAGTCGGTGGCACGCCTGTTCCGCGAGATCATGAGCGAATGCCTTGCGCTGGAAAAACCGCTGTCGATCGCCTTTCTCGGCCCGGAAGGCACCTTCACCCAGGCGGCGGCGGTCAAGCATTTCGGTCATGCTGCCCACACCATTGCCTGCGCATCGATCGACGAGGCGTTTCGCGCCGTCGAATCGCGGACCTGTGACTACGTGGTCGCGCCGGTCGAGAACTCGACCGAAGGCGCCGTCGGCCGCACGCTGGACCTGATGGTCAGCAGCCCGCTGAAAGTCTGCGGCGAGGTCATTCTGCGCATCCATCACCACCTGCTGCGCCAGCGCGCCGACGCCCCGCCGCCGCGCAAGGTGTATTCGCACGCCCAGTCGCTGGCGCAGTGCCATGAATGGCTGAACCGTCACCTGCCCGATGTCGAGCGCGTGTCGGTGGCCAGCAATGCCGAAGCCGCCCGGCTCGCGTCCGAGGACGACACCGTTGCCGCCATTGCCGGCGAGGCCGCCGCCGAACGCTTCCAGCTGGTCCGCATCGCCGGCAGCATCGAGGACGAGCCGAACAATACCACCCGCTTCCTGGTGCTCGGCCATCAGGAATGCGTGCCGACCGGGCATGACAAGACCAGCATCGTCTGCTCGGCACAGAACCGCCCGGGCGCAGTGCACAGCCTGCTGGCGCCGATTGCCCAGGCCGGTGTCAGCATGACCAAATTCGAGTCGCGGCCGTCGCGCACCGGTCTGTGGGAATACGTGTTCTTCATCGACATGGAAGGCCACCCGGACGACAGCCACGTCACCGCCGCCCTGAACGAGCTGAGACGCTGCGCGGCCTTCGTCAAGGTGCTTGGCGCCTATCCCACTGCGGTACTGTAACGATTCGACCGGGCGGGGCCGTCCCGCCACGACAACCTTGCTGGATGGATGATGAAAAGCATTTGCGTATTTTGTGGTTCGAACTTCGGCGACAAGCCGGACTATGAACTGGGCGCCATCGCGCTGGGCCAGTTGCTGGCCCGCCGCGGGATCACGCTGGTGTACGGCGGCGGCAAGGTTGGCCTGATGGGCACCGTCGCCGACGCCACCCTGGCTGCCGGCGGCAAGGTCATCGGCGTGATTCCCGAATTCCTGCGTCTGAAGGAACTCGACCACCCGGGGCTCAGCGAGCTGCATGTGGTCGCGTCGATGCACGAACGCAAGGCGATGATGGCCGAGCTGTCCGACGGTTTTATCGCCATGCCGGGCGGCTACGGCACCTATGAGGAACTGCTGGAAGTGCTGTCGTGGTCGCAGCTCGGCATGCATCACAAGCCGGTTGGTCTGCTCGATGTAGCCGGCTTCTACACCCCGTTCCTGACCATGATGCGGCATACCGTCGAACAGGGTTTCGCCCGCGAGCAGAACCTCGACCTGATGGTGTCCGCCGCGACGCCGGACGCGCTGCTGGAACGCATGGCCGGCTGGGCGCCGGTGGCGGTCAGCAAGTGGCTGGACAAGCGGGCGATCTGACTGCGTGCATTTTTGGGCACAATGGCATGAGTGGCGCCGGTCGCTGCCCGGCGGGTTGATACACTGAAGGGTACGGCAGTCAGCCTGATCGGCTCTGCCAGTTTCCGCCTTTCAAATTCAGGAGCTTGTATGTCGAATCCGCTTCCCGTTGCTGTGGTCCTGTCCGGCTGCGGCGTCAATGACGGCACCGAGATTACCGAGGCGGTCGCGCTGATCATCGCGCTGTCCGAAGCCGGTCTTCCGTATGCATTCCATGCACCGGATCGCGAACAGGCGGTGACCGACCACCTCAGCGGCGACACCGCCGCGGGCACGCGCAGCATCCTGGCCGAGTCGGCCCGCATTGCCCGGGGTGACATCGCGCCGCTGGATGCGCTGCAGATCGACAAGGTCTCCGCCCTGGCTTTCCCCGGCGGTTTCGGCGCGGCCAGAAACCTGACCACTTTCGCCACTGATGGCGAGCAGGCGCAGCTGTATCCCGATGTCGCCCGGGTGATGCGCGACGCGCTGGCGGCCGGTACACCGGTGCTGGCAATGTGCGCCGCGCCGCTGGTGCTCGGCCTGGCTGCCCGCGATGCCGGCCTGCGCGATGTCGACCTCACCGTCGGCGCCACGGCAGGCAATCCGCTGGCGGCGGCGCTGGCCGCCTGGGGGCAGCATCCTGTTGACCGGCCGGTCGATGGCGCCTGCGTCGACAGCGCGCGCCGCCTGATCAGCGTGCCGGCCTATATGTGCGCCGGAGCCAATCCGGCCAGCATTTACGCCGCAGCCCGCGCCGCGGTGTCTGCACTGACGGCACTGGCCCGCTAGCCACGCCCTCGCGGCCCCCGGCACGACGGCCTCCTGCTCCTGCACGAGGCCGCGTTTTCGCCCGGCCGTGCCACCCCGATTTTTCTTGTTGCATCTGGAGAAGCGCCATGAACAGACCCAGAGTCAGTGTGTTTCTGGGCGTCAGCCTTGATGGTTATATCGCTGGAGAATCCGACGACCTGTCATGGCTGTCCATCGTCCAGACCGATCCGCCGGAGGACACCGGCTACGAGGCGCTGATGCGCGAGGTCGATGTGCTGGTCCTGGGCCGGAACACGTATGAGAAAGTCCTGACCTTTGGCGACTGGCCGTACCACGGCAAGCGGGTCATCGTGCTGACCCACCATGCACTGTATCCACGCCATGGCGAAGAAGCCCATGGCGGCGATCTGTGCGCGCTGCTCGCCGAACTCGGAGCAGCGGGCCATGCCCATGTGTATCTGGATGGCGGCATGGCCGTGCGCGACGGGCTGGCCGCCGGTGTGGTCGATACGCTGACCCTCAGCTGGGTGCCGGTCATCCTCGGTCAGGGAACCGCCCTGTTCGGCGTCGGGATGCCGACAAGCAAATGGCGGCTGGTCTCGTCCCGCGCCTTTCCCAGCGGCCTGGTCCAGGCGCGCTATCAACCAGTCTGAAGCACGGTTTTTGCGCATTTTTCATGCCAAAAGGATTGACAAAAGACGGCAAAATGCCCGATATGAATTCCTTGCCGGTTAATATTGCGATGCAAGGCGGACACCGCTACGCCTGCATCCAGACACAATAACAACATCATTCAATACAACCCCTACAAGGAAAATCAGTCATGGCGTACGTAGCCGAAACCATTGCCGCATTGCAGCACAGCAGTCCGGCGCAACGGGAGTTCTATCAGGCTTGCGAGGAAGTGCTGCTGTCGCTGCAACCTCTGCTGGATACCGATCCGAAATACCGCCGCCACAATATCGTGTCGCGCATCGTCGAGCCGGAACGGCAGATCATGTTCCGCGTCGCCTGGGTCGACGACCGTGGCGAAGTGCAGGTCAACAAGGGCTACCGGATCGAGTTCAACTCGGCCATCGGCCCGTACAAGGGCGGCTTGCGCTTCCACCCGAGCGTGAATGCCGGCGTGATCAAGTTCCTCGGCTTCGAGCAGATCTTCAAGAACTCGCTGACCGGGCTGGCCATCGGCGG from Microvirgula aerodenitrificans DSM 15089 encodes the following:
- a CDS encoding PaaI family thioesterase — protein: MSPALFEQMQNWFVSMPHCATLGMRPAGLDEGRPTLAIDWRDELVGNPVTGVLHGGAITSLIDTTSGLALFARLDQPEAIATLDLRIDYLRPATPGQPVFCRAECYKLGRQIAFTRALCHQGDPADPIAHGVATFMRDSSPAVLGGGTTS
- a CDS encoding PaaI family thioesterase, coding for MKSYMQRFQALRDAGDFAGIIDSIPYARLLGVEFAEESDGRLLFTLPFRQASIGNPILPALHGGVIGGFMENAALIQLMWVRESGEPPKTIDFSLDYLRSGKPDTLHARCEFTRQGKRIANMQITAWQDDENKPVAVARAHFLLN
- the serC gene encoding 3-phosphoserine/phosphohydroxythreonine transaminase, which encodes MSIYNFSAGPAVLPQDVLIEAAREMTDWHGSGMSVMEMSHRGREFMSIAADAEADLRELLAIPSNYKVLFLQGGGHSQFSMVPLNLLGDRKSIDFVVTGHWGKLALKEAHRFAEVNVAASGEDSQFTTIPPQSGWKRDPGAAYLHYVSNETIGGVQFPYIPESDVPLVCDMSSDFLSRPVDVSRFGLIFAGAQKNVGPAGLTLVIIREDLLGHVRPGTPTMFDYRVHADADSMYNTPPTYAIYMAGLVFKWLKAQGGLKGIAARNAEKAALLYQAIDASNGFYRCPVDKPYRSQMNVPFRLPSEALEAQFVESAAAAGLVQLKGHRSVGGMRASIYNAMPLEGVRTLVRFMNDFARNNG
- a CDS encoding O-methyltransferase, coding for MLTESLLRQLDSLYHEGVAHDAGTGVRRECRLNITPDTGRFLYQLVRFGNARRILEVGTSNGYSTLWLAAAADDIDGRVISLDIEADKQTAASAQLAAAGLDHCVTLFRVDASAWIAAAPDDAFDLLFLDADRSRYAGDWPHLQRLLRRGGLIVVDNAISHAAECAGFLDLVAATPGYVVETLALGKGECLILKA
- the pheA gene encoding prephenate dehydratase yields the protein MSDELLKQHRHAIDDIDAQVLELLNQRAGHARAIGEIKGGGIIYRPEREAEVLRRVKERNPGPLPGESVARLFREIMSECLALEKPLSIAFLGPEGTFTQAAAVKHFGHAAHTIACASIDEAFRAVESRTCDYVVAPVENSTEGAVGRTLDLMVSSPLKVCGEVILRIHHHLLRQRADAPPPRKVYSHAQSLAQCHEWLNRHLPDVERVSVASNAEAARLASEDDTVAAIAGEAAAERFQLVRIAGSIEDEPNNTTRFLVLGHQECVPTGHDKTSIVCSAQNRPGAVHSLLAPIAQAGVSMTKFESRPSRTGLWEYVFFIDMEGHPDDSHVTAALNELRRCAAFVKVLGAYPTAVL
- a CDS encoding TIGR00730 family Rossman fold protein, whose protein sequence is MMKSICVFCGSNFGDKPDYELGAIALGQLLARRGITLVYGGGKVGLMGTVADATLAAGGKVIGVIPEFLRLKELDHPGLSELHVVASMHERKAMMAELSDGFIAMPGGYGTYEELLEVLSWSQLGMHHKPVGLLDVAGFYTPFLTMMRHTVEQGFAREQNLDLMVSAATPDALLERMAGWAPVAVSKWLDKRAI
- the elbB gene encoding isoprenoid biosynthesis glyoxalase ElbB, producing MSNPLPVAVVLSGCGVNDGTEITEAVALIIALSEAGLPYAFHAPDREQAVTDHLSGDTAAGTRSILAESARIARGDIAPLDALQIDKVSALAFPGGFGAARNLTTFATDGEQAQLYPDVARVMRDALAAGTPVLAMCAAPLVLGLAARDAGLRDVDLTVGATAGNPLAAALAAWGQHPVDRPVDGACVDSARRLISVPAYMCAGANPASIYAAARAAVSALTALAR
- a CDS encoding dihydrofolate reductase family protein — its product is MNRPRVSVFLGVSLDGYIAGESDDLSWLSIVQTDPPEDTGYEALMREVDVLVLGRNTYEKVLTFGDWPYHGKRVIVLTHHALYPRHGEEAHGGDLCALLAELGAAGHAHVYLDGGMAVRDGLAAGVVDTLTLSWVPVILGQGTALFGVGMPTSKWRLVSSRAFPSGLVQARYQPV